In Neovison vison isolate M4711 chromosome 14, ASM_NN_V1, whole genome shotgun sequence, the following proteins share a genomic window:
- the SLC29A4 gene encoding equilibrative nucleoside transporter 4 — MGSVGSQRLKEPSVAGTPERSVVMSFSFDSCRPEEEGTAGTTQGQGVPGFTDSAVDEPVPDDGYHAIYFAMLLAGVGFLLPYNSFITDVDYLHHKYPGTSIVFDMSLTYILVALAAVLLNNVLVERLSLHTRITAGYLLALGPLLFISICDVWLQLFSHDQAYAINLAAVGTVALGCTVQQSSFYGYTGMLPKRYTQGVMTGESTAGVMASLSRILTKLLLPDERASTLIFFLVSAGLELLCFLLHLLVRRSRFVLYHTARPRDSRPGRRAGYRVHHDVAAGDIHFEHQGPGLVNGGSPKDSPAHEVTGGGAYTRFDMPQPRVTRSWPSFQALLLHRYAVARAIWADMLSIAVTYFITLCLFPGLESEVRHCVLGEWLPILIMAVFNLSDFVGKILAALPVDWRGPHLLACSCLRVAFIPLFILCVYPSGAPTLRHPAWPCVFSLLMGVSSGYFGSVPMILAAGKVSPKQRELAGNTMTVSYMTGLTLGSAVAYCTYSLTRDTPSSCLRPPANFSFPSGL, encoded by the exons ATGGGCTCCGTGGGCAGCCAGCGCCTCAAGGAGCCCAGCGTGGCGGGCACACCGGAAAGGAGTGTGGTGATGAGCTTCAGCTTCGACAGCTGCCGGCCGGAGGAGGAGGGGACGGCGGGGACGACTCAGGGCCAGGGCGTCCCGGGTTTCACGGACTCTG CGGTCGATGAGCCGGTGCCCGACGACGGCTACCATGCCATCTACTTCGCGATGCTGCTGGCCGGCGTGGGCTTCCTGCTCCCCTACAATAGCTTCATCACCGACGTGGACTACCTGCACCACAAGTACCCAG ggaCCTCGATCGTGTTCGACATGAGCCTCACCTACATCCTGGTGGCTCTGGCGGCCGTGCTCCTGAACAACGTGCTGGTGGAGAGACTGAGCCTGCACACGAGGATCACTGCGG GCTACCTCTTGGCCTTGGGCCCCCTCCTCTTTATCAGCATCTGTGACGTCTGGCTACAGCTCTTCTCTCATGACCAGGCTTACGCCATCAACCTGGCCGCTGTGGGCACCGTGGCCTTAGGCTGCACAG tGCAGCAATCCAGCTTCTACGGGTACACGGGGATGCTGCCCAAGAGATACACCCAGGGCGTGATGACCGGGGAGA GCACGGCGGGCGTGATGGCGTCCCTCAGCCGCATCCTCACCAAGCTGCTGCTGCCGGACGAGCGGGCCAGCACGCTCATCTTCTTCCTGGTGTCCGCGGGCCTGGAGCTGCTCTGCTTCCTGCTGCACCTGCTGGTGCGGCGCAGCCGGTTCGTGCTCTACCACACGGCGCGGCCCCGCGACAGCCGCCCGGGCCGCAGAGCCGGCTACCGCGTGCACCACGACGTCGCCGCGGGGGACATCCACTTC GAGCACCAAGGCCCAGGCCTGGTCAATGGCGGGTCCCCCAAGGACAGCCCGGCCCACGAGGTGACCGGCGGGGGCGCCTACACGCGCTTCGACATGCCTCAGCCCAGAGTGACACGGAGCTGGCCCTCCTTccaag CCCTGCTGCTGCACCGCTACGCTGTGGCCCGCGCCATCTGGGCCGACATGCTCTCCATCGCCGTGACCTACTTCATCACGCTGTGCCTATTCCCGGGGCTCGAGTCTGAGGTTCGCCACTGTGTCCTGGGCGAGTGGCTGCCCATCCTCATCATGGCCGTGTTTAACCTCTCCGACTTCGTGGGCAAG ATCCTGGCGGCTCTGCCTGTGGACTGGCGCGGCCCCCACCTGCTGGCCTGCTCCTGCCTGCGCGTGGCCTTTATTCCCCTCTTCATCCTGTGCGTCTACCCCAGCGGCGCACCCACCCTGCGCCACCCGGCCTGGCCCTGCGTCTTCTCTCTGCTCATGGGTGTCAGCAGCGGCTACTTTGGCAGCGTGCCCATGATCCTGGCGGCGGGCAAAGTGAGCCCCAAGCAGCGCGAGCTGGCAG